A portion of the Thunnus maccoyii chromosome 20, fThuMac1.1, whole genome shotgun sequence genome contains these proteins:
- the abcc3 gene encoding ATP-binding cassette sub-family C member 3 isoform X8 yields the protein MERLCGPELPFWVANQTLHTDRPDLPECFQLSVLSWLPCIYLWAVCPVYLLYLKRNNRGYIMMSIMNRFKTVFGLLLWIVCWTDLFYTFHELRQGHSQPPIYFVTPLVLGMTMLLATFLIQFERLRGVQSSGVLFIFWFLSVLCAIVPFRSKILQASSQSEVTDKLRFTTFYFYFGLVVCELILCCFNEKPPLFSNVVTDPNPCPETTAGFLSTITFWWFTRLAIKGYKMPLEVKDLWSLNQRDSSKMMVPKLLKEWEKEQSKDKSEHTLSSQAVYSKPPPSTTNHIGGGGGGESSPEEVEVLLSSQKAAPHQPSFLRALIKAFGPYFLIGSAYKLLQDVITFVNPQLLRMLISFTKQKGVPDWWGYALAFLMFFTAFLQTLILHQHFQYCFVTGMNVRTALIGAIYRKALVITNSAKRSSTVGEVVNLMSVDAQRFMDLTTFLNMLWSAPLQIMLALYFLWQNLGPSVMAGVAVMILLIPFNAVIAMKTRAYQVEQMQYKDSRIKLMNEILNGIKVLKLYAWENSFKEKVLAIRQKELNVLRKTAYLGALSTMAWTSAPFLVALTTFAVYVTVDENNILDAEKAFVSLSLFNILRFPLNMLPQVISSIVQASVSLKRIQGFLSHDELDPNSVDRKNTASEYSVTVVNGKFTWGKEDPPVLHNINVMAPQGSLLAVVGHVGCGKSSLISALLGEMEKLEGEVSIRGSVAYVPQQAWIQNATLRDNILFGKPYNEQKYRCVLEACALTPDLQVLPGGDMTEIGEKGINLSGGQRQRVSLARALYSDADVYLLDDPLSAVDAHVSKHIFDNLIGPEGALKGKTRILVTHGISFLPQVDNIVVMVDGRVSEMGSHQELLRQNGAFAEFLRNYALEDIIEEDEATEELIQDEELFPDDALSNHTDMVDNEPVFNEAKRNFIRQISIISADGENPRSRSVRRHGCSQRKHAEPQEKKKPQEVEKLIQAETTETGRVKTKVYLEYAKAVGPLLSVLICCLYGCQSAAAIGANIWLSQWTNDASRNQTKENVHMRVGVYAALGIAQGVIVLSHLIPSPFPSPPPFSQVCCC from the exons GTAGCCAATCAGACGCTCCATACAGATCGGCCCGACCTCCCAGAGTGCTTTCAGCTCTCTGTCCTGTCATGGCTGCCGTGCATCTACCTATGGGCTGTCTGCCCCGTCTACCTCCTCTATCTCAAGAGGAACAACAGAGGCTACATCATGATGTCCATTATGAACAGATTCAAAACG GTATTTGGCTTGCTCTTATGGATCGTGTGTTGGACAGATCTCTTCTACACATTCCACGAACTGCGGCAGGGGCACAGCCAGCCGCCGATCTACTTTGTCACCCCGCTGGTGCTCGGCATGACCATG CTGTTGGCCACATTTCTGATCCAGTTTGAGAGGTTACGTGGGGTTCAGTCCTCAGGGGTCCTCTTCATCTTCTGGTTCCTGTCTGTGCTGTGTGCCATCGTGCCTTTCCGCTCCAAGATCCTACAGGCCTCCAGCCAG AGCGAAGTGACGGACAAGCTGCGCTTCACCACGTTCTACTTCTACTTCGGCCTGGTGGTCTGTGAGCTgatcctctgctgcttcaatgaAAAACCTCCCCTCTTCTCCAACGTCGTCACAGACCCT AATCCCTGCCCTGAAACCACAGCGGGTTTCCTCTCCACCATTACATTTTGGTGGTTCACGAG gttgGCCATTAAAGGCTACAAAATGCCCCTGGAGGTCAAAGACCTGTGGTCTCTGAACCAGCGAGACAGCTCCAAGATGATGGTGCCCAAACTCCTCAAAGAGTGGGAGAAGGAGCAGTCCAAAGACAAGAG TGAACACACTCTGTCCAGTCAGGCTGTGTACTCCAAGCCACCTCCATCCACCACCAACCACatcggaggaggaggaggaggtgaaagtAGCCCAGAGGAAGTAGAGGTGCTGCTATCCAGTCAGAAAGCTGCACCCCACCAGCCGTCCTTCTTACGCGCCCTCATCAAAGCCTTCGGGCCCTACTTCCTGATCGGTTCGGCCTACAAGCTCTTGCAGGATGTCATCACCTTCGTCAACCCTCAGCTGCTCAG GATGTTGATCTCGTTCACAAAGCAGAAGGGGGTTCCTGATTGGTGGGGTTACGCGCTGGCCTTCCTCATGTTCTTCACAGCCTTCCTGCAGACTCTGATCCTCCACCAGCACTTTCAGTACTGTTTTGTCACCGGCATGAATGTACGCACAGCTCTCATAGGAGCTATCTACAGGAag GCCCTGGTGATAACAAACAGTGCCAAACGTTCATCGACAGTGGGAGAGGTAGTTAACCTGATGTCTGTGGATGCACAGAGGTTCATGGACCTCACCACCTTCCTCAACATGCTGTGGTCTGCTCCTCTTCAGATCATGCTGGCTCTATATTTCCTCTGGCAG AACCTTGGCCCGTCTGTGATGGCTGGAGTGGCTGTCATGATCCTGCTGATCCCCTTTAATGCTGTCATTGCCATGAAGACACGAGCTTACCAG GTGGAGCAGATGCAGTACAAGGATTCTCGTATTAAACTCATGAATGAGATCCTGAATGGCATCAAAGTGCTGAAGCTGTATGCCTGGGAGAACTCCTTCAAGGAAAAGGTTCTGGCCATTCGGCAGAAGGAGCTGAATGTGTTGAGAAAGACTGCCTACCTGGGAGCGCTGTCCACCATGGCCTGGACCAGCGCCCCTTTCCTG GTTGCCTTGACAACGTTTGCCGTGTATGTGACTGTGGATGAGAACAACATCCTGGATGCGGAGAAGGCCTTTGTGTCACTCTCGCTCTTTAACATCCTCCGGTTTCCTCTCAACATGCTTCCCCAAGTCATCAGCAGCATCGTACAG GCCAGCGTCTCACTGAAGAGAATCCAAGGTTTCCTGAGCCATGATGAGCTGGATCCAAATTCAGTGGACAGAAAGAACACAGCCTCAG AATATTCAGTGACAGTCGTCAACGGGAAATTCACCTGGGGTAAAGAAGATCCGCCTGTTCTGCACAA TATTAACGTGATGGCGCCCCAGGGCTCCCTGCTGGCGGTGGTGGGTCATGTCGGCTGTGGGAAGTCCTCCCTGATCTCTGCGCTGCTGGGTGAAATGGAGAAACTGGAAGGAGAGGTTTCTATACGG GGTTCAGTGGCGTATGTACCTCAGCAGGCCTGGATACAGAATGCCACCCTGCGTGATAACATCCTGTTTGGGAAACCCTACAATGAGCAGAAGTACCGCTGCGTGCTGGAGGCCTGTGCCTTAACCCCTGACCTGCAGGTTCTGCCTGGAGGAGACATGACTGAGATAGGCGAGAAG GGCATCAACCTCTCTGGTGGCCAGAGACAGAGGGTGAGCCTGGCCCGAGCTCTGTACAGTGATGCTGACGTCTACCTGCTGGATGACCCGCTGTCCGCTGTGGACGCTCACGTGTCCAAACACATCTTTGACAACCTCATCGGTCCAGAGGGGGCGCTAAAGGGCAAG ACGCGTATTCTGGTGACACATGGCATCAGCTTCCTGCCTCAGGTGGATAACATTGTGGTGATGGTGGACGGCAGGGTGTCTGAGATGGGCTCCCACCAGGAGCTGCTCAGACAGAACGGAGCATTCGCAGAGTTTCTCAGGAACTACGCGCTGGAGGACATCATAGAGGAGGACGAGGCAACTG AGGAACTAATCCAAGATGAGGAATTGTTCCCTGACGACGCCCTTAGCAACCACACTGACATGGTGGACAATGAGCCGGTGTTCAATGAGGCAAAGAGAAATTTCATAAG GCAGATCAGCATAATTTCAGCAGATGGAGAGAACCCCAGATCTCGCTCAGTGAGGAGGCACGGCTGCAGCCAGAGGAAACACGCAGAGCcgcaagagaagaagaagccacAGGAAGTGGAGAAACTCATCCAGGCAGAGACCACAGAGACAGGCAGG GTGAAAACAAAAGTGTACCTGGAGTACGCCAAGGCGGTGGGACCGCTGCTGTCAGTGCTCATCTGTTGCCTGTACGGCTGCCAGAGTGCAGCAGCCATCGGAGCGAACATCTGGCTCAGTCAGTGGACCAATGACGCCTCGAGAAATCAGACTAAGGAGAACGTTCATATGAGGGTGGGGGTGTACGCAGCACTGGGCATTGCACAAG GTGTTATTGTGTTGTCACACTTGATCCCCTCCCctttcccctcccctccccccttctCGCAGGTGTGCTGTTGTTGA
- the abcc3 gene encoding ATP-binding cassette sub-family C member 3 isoform X3, producing the protein MERLCGPELPFWVANQTLHTDRPDLPECFQLSVLSWLPCIYLWAVCPVYLLYLKRNNRGYIMMSIMNRFKTVFGLLLWIVCWTDLFYTFHELRQGHSQPPIYFVTPLVLGMTMLLATFLIQFERLRGVQSSGVLFIFWFLSVLCAIVPFRSKILQASSQSEVTDKLRFTTFYFYFGLVVCELILCCFNEKPPLFSNVVTDPNPCPETTAGFLSTITFWWFTRLAIKGYKMPLEVKDLWSLNQRDSSKMMVPKLLKEWEKEQSKDKSEHTLSSQAVYSKPPPSTTNHIGGGGGGESSPEEVEVLLSSQKAAPHQPSFLRALIKAFGPYFLIGSAYKLLQDVITFVNPQLLRMLISFTKQKGVPDWWGYALAFLMFFTAFLQTLILHQHFQYCFVTGMNVRTALIGAIYRKALVITNSAKRSSTVGEVVNLMSVDAQRFMDLTTFLNMLWSAPLQIMLALYFLWQNLGPSVMAGVAVMILLIPFNAVIAMKTRAYQVEQMQYKDSRIKLMNEILNGIKVLKLYAWENSFKEKVLAIRQKELNVLRKTAYLGALSTMAWTSAPFLVALTTFAVYVTVDENNILDAEKAFVSLSLFNILRFPLNMLPQVISSIVQASVSLKRIQGFLSHDELDPNSVDRKNTASEYSVTVVNGKFTWGKEDPPVLHNINVMAPQGSLLAVVGHVGCGKSSLISALLGEMEKLEGEVSIRGSVAYVPQQAWIQNATLRDNILFGKPYNEQKYRCVLEACALTPDLQVLPGGDMTEIGEKGINLSGGQRQRVSLARALYSDADVYLLDDPLSAVDAHVSKHIFDNLIGPEGALKGKTRILVTHGISFLPQVDNIVVMVDGRVSEMGSHQELLRQNGAFAEFLRNYALEDIIEEDEATEELIQDEELFPDDALSNHTDMVDNEPVFNEAKRNFIRQISIISADGENPRSRSVRRHGCSQRKHAEPQEKKKPQEVEKLIQAETTETGRVKTKVYLEYAKAVGPLLSVLICCLYGCQSAAAIGANIWLSQWTNDASRNQTKENVHMRVGVYAALGIAQGVLLLINCLLCRAYSMLRAAKLTHRNMLQGVLRAPQAFFESTPTGRLLNRFSKDVDAIDSHIPENIDIWMRTFWYTLNVLLICSALTPMFLIVIAPLMVFYWWVQSNRSTFTSQFKLDRKTFHCLS; encoded by the exons GTAGCCAATCAGACGCTCCATACAGATCGGCCCGACCTCCCAGAGTGCTTTCAGCTCTCTGTCCTGTCATGGCTGCCGTGCATCTACCTATGGGCTGTCTGCCCCGTCTACCTCCTCTATCTCAAGAGGAACAACAGAGGCTACATCATGATGTCCATTATGAACAGATTCAAAACG GTATTTGGCTTGCTCTTATGGATCGTGTGTTGGACAGATCTCTTCTACACATTCCACGAACTGCGGCAGGGGCACAGCCAGCCGCCGATCTACTTTGTCACCCCGCTGGTGCTCGGCATGACCATG CTGTTGGCCACATTTCTGATCCAGTTTGAGAGGTTACGTGGGGTTCAGTCCTCAGGGGTCCTCTTCATCTTCTGGTTCCTGTCTGTGCTGTGTGCCATCGTGCCTTTCCGCTCCAAGATCCTACAGGCCTCCAGCCAG AGCGAAGTGACGGACAAGCTGCGCTTCACCACGTTCTACTTCTACTTCGGCCTGGTGGTCTGTGAGCTgatcctctgctgcttcaatgaAAAACCTCCCCTCTTCTCCAACGTCGTCACAGACCCT AATCCCTGCCCTGAAACCACAGCGGGTTTCCTCTCCACCATTACATTTTGGTGGTTCACGAG gttgGCCATTAAAGGCTACAAAATGCCCCTGGAGGTCAAAGACCTGTGGTCTCTGAACCAGCGAGACAGCTCCAAGATGATGGTGCCCAAACTCCTCAAAGAGTGGGAGAAGGAGCAGTCCAAAGACAAGAG TGAACACACTCTGTCCAGTCAGGCTGTGTACTCCAAGCCACCTCCATCCACCACCAACCACatcggaggaggaggaggaggtgaaagtAGCCCAGAGGAAGTAGAGGTGCTGCTATCCAGTCAGAAAGCTGCACCCCACCAGCCGTCCTTCTTACGCGCCCTCATCAAAGCCTTCGGGCCCTACTTCCTGATCGGTTCGGCCTACAAGCTCTTGCAGGATGTCATCACCTTCGTCAACCCTCAGCTGCTCAG GATGTTGATCTCGTTCACAAAGCAGAAGGGGGTTCCTGATTGGTGGGGTTACGCGCTGGCCTTCCTCATGTTCTTCACAGCCTTCCTGCAGACTCTGATCCTCCACCAGCACTTTCAGTACTGTTTTGTCACCGGCATGAATGTACGCACAGCTCTCATAGGAGCTATCTACAGGAag GCCCTGGTGATAACAAACAGTGCCAAACGTTCATCGACAGTGGGAGAGGTAGTTAACCTGATGTCTGTGGATGCACAGAGGTTCATGGACCTCACCACCTTCCTCAACATGCTGTGGTCTGCTCCTCTTCAGATCATGCTGGCTCTATATTTCCTCTGGCAG AACCTTGGCCCGTCTGTGATGGCTGGAGTGGCTGTCATGATCCTGCTGATCCCCTTTAATGCTGTCATTGCCATGAAGACACGAGCTTACCAG GTGGAGCAGATGCAGTACAAGGATTCTCGTATTAAACTCATGAATGAGATCCTGAATGGCATCAAAGTGCTGAAGCTGTATGCCTGGGAGAACTCCTTCAAGGAAAAGGTTCTGGCCATTCGGCAGAAGGAGCTGAATGTGTTGAGAAAGACTGCCTACCTGGGAGCGCTGTCCACCATGGCCTGGACCAGCGCCCCTTTCCTG GTTGCCTTGACAACGTTTGCCGTGTATGTGACTGTGGATGAGAACAACATCCTGGATGCGGAGAAGGCCTTTGTGTCACTCTCGCTCTTTAACATCCTCCGGTTTCCTCTCAACATGCTTCCCCAAGTCATCAGCAGCATCGTACAG GCCAGCGTCTCACTGAAGAGAATCCAAGGTTTCCTGAGCCATGATGAGCTGGATCCAAATTCAGTGGACAGAAAGAACACAGCCTCAG AATATTCAGTGACAGTCGTCAACGGGAAATTCACCTGGGGTAAAGAAGATCCGCCTGTTCTGCACAA TATTAACGTGATGGCGCCCCAGGGCTCCCTGCTGGCGGTGGTGGGTCATGTCGGCTGTGGGAAGTCCTCCCTGATCTCTGCGCTGCTGGGTGAAATGGAGAAACTGGAAGGAGAGGTTTCTATACGG GGTTCAGTGGCGTATGTACCTCAGCAGGCCTGGATACAGAATGCCACCCTGCGTGATAACATCCTGTTTGGGAAACCCTACAATGAGCAGAAGTACCGCTGCGTGCTGGAGGCCTGTGCCTTAACCCCTGACCTGCAGGTTCTGCCTGGAGGAGACATGACTGAGATAGGCGAGAAG GGCATCAACCTCTCTGGTGGCCAGAGACAGAGGGTGAGCCTGGCCCGAGCTCTGTACAGTGATGCTGACGTCTACCTGCTGGATGACCCGCTGTCCGCTGTGGACGCTCACGTGTCCAAACACATCTTTGACAACCTCATCGGTCCAGAGGGGGCGCTAAAGGGCAAG ACGCGTATTCTGGTGACACATGGCATCAGCTTCCTGCCTCAGGTGGATAACATTGTGGTGATGGTGGACGGCAGGGTGTCTGAGATGGGCTCCCACCAGGAGCTGCTCAGACAGAACGGAGCATTCGCAGAGTTTCTCAGGAACTACGCGCTGGAGGACATCATAGAGGAGGACGAGGCAACTG AGGAACTAATCCAAGATGAGGAATTGTTCCCTGACGACGCCCTTAGCAACCACACTGACATGGTGGACAATGAGCCGGTGTTCAATGAGGCAAAGAGAAATTTCATAAG GCAGATCAGCATAATTTCAGCAGATGGAGAGAACCCCAGATCTCGCTCAGTGAGGAGGCACGGCTGCAGCCAGAGGAAACACGCAGAGCcgcaagagaagaagaagccacAGGAAGTGGAGAAACTCATCCAGGCAGAGACCACAGAGACAGGCAGG GTGAAAACAAAAGTGTACCTGGAGTACGCCAAGGCGGTGGGACCGCTGCTGTCAGTGCTCATCTGTTGCCTGTACGGCTGCCAGAGTGCAGCAGCCATCGGAGCGAACATCTGGCTCAGTCAGTGGACCAATGACGCCTCGAGAAATCAGACTAAGGAGAACGTTCATATGAGGGTGGGGGTGTACGCAGCACTGGGCATTGCACAAG GTGTGCTGTTGTTGATTAACTGCCTGTTGTGCCGGGCCTACAGTATGCTGCGGGCAGCCAAGCTCACACACCGCAACATGCTTCAGGGGGTCCTGCGAGCACCGCAGGCCTTCTTCGAGAGCACCCCCACTGGGCGGTTACTAAACCGCTTCAGCAAAGACGTGGATGCTATAGACTCCCACATCCCAGAAAATATTGACATATGGATGCGCACTTTCTGGTACACACTGAATGTGCTGCTCATATGCTCTGCCCTCACCCCAATGTTCCTCATAGTCATAGCCCCGTTAATGGTGTTCTATTGGTGGGTTCAG TCAAACAGGAGCACGTTCACCAGTCAATTTAAGCTGGACAGGAAGACATTTCACTGCTTATCCTAG
- the abcc3 gene encoding ATP-binding cassette sub-family C member 3 isoform X4, with amino-acid sequence MERLCGPELPFWVANQTLHTDRPDLPECFQLSVLSWLPCIYLWAVCPVYLLYLKRNNRGYIMMSIMNRFKTVFGLLLWIVCWTDLFYTFHELRQGHSQPPIYFVTPLVLGMTMLLATFLIQFERLRGVQSSGVLFIFWFLSVLCAIVPFRSKILQASSQSEVTDKLRFTTFYFYFGLVVCELILCCFNEKPPLFSNVVTDPNPCPETTAGFLSTITFWWFTRLAIKGYKMPLEVKDLWSLNQRDSSKMMVPKLLKEWEKEQSKDKSEHTLSSQAVYSKPPPSTTNHIGGGGGGESSPEEVEVLLSSQKAAPHQPSFLRALIKAFGPYFLIGSAYKLLQDVITFVNPQLLRMLISFTKQKGVPDWWGYALAFLMFFTAFLQTLILHQHFQYCFVTGMNVRTALIGAIYRKALVITNSAKRSSTVGEVVNLMSVDAQRFMDLTTFLNMLWSAPLQIMLALYFLWQNLGPSVMAGVAVMILLIPFNAVIAMKTRAYQVEQMQYKDSRIKLMNEILNGIKVLKLYAWENSFKEKVLAIRQKELNVLRKTAYLGALSTMAWTSAPFLVALTTFAVYVTVDENNILDAEKAFVSLSLFNILRFPLNMLPQVISSIVQASVSLKRIQGFLSHDELDPNSVDRKNTASEYSVTVVNGKFTWGKEDPPVLHNINVMAPQGSLLAVVGHVGCGKSSLISALLGEMEKLEGEVSIRGSVAYVPQQAWIQNATLRDNILFGKPYNEQKYRCVLEACALTPDLQVLPGGDMTEIGEKGINLSGGQRQRVSLARALYSDADVYLLDDPLSAVDAHVSKHIFDNLIGPEGALKGKTRILVTHGISFLPQVDNIVVMVDGRVSEMGSHQELLRQNGAFAEFLRNYALEDIIEEDEATEELIQDEELFPDDALSNHTDMVDNEPVFNEAKRNFIRQISIISADGENPRSRSVRRHGCSQRKHAEPQEKKKPQEVEKLIQAETTETGRVKTKVYLEYAKAVGPLLSVLICCLYGCQSAAAIGANIWLSQWTNDASRNQTKENVHMRVGVYAALGIAQGVLLLINCLLCRAYSMLRAAKLTHRNMLQGVLRAPQAFFESTPTGRLLNRFSKDVDAIDSHIPENIDIWMRTFWYTLNVLLICSALTPMFLIVIAPLMVFYWWVQVNRKRVC; translated from the exons GTAGCCAATCAGACGCTCCATACAGATCGGCCCGACCTCCCAGAGTGCTTTCAGCTCTCTGTCCTGTCATGGCTGCCGTGCATCTACCTATGGGCTGTCTGCCCCGTCTACCTCCTCTATCTCAAGAGGAACAACAGAGGCTACATCATGATGTCCATTATGAACAGATTCAAAACG GTATTTGGCTTGCTCTTATGGATCGTGTGTTGGACAGATCTCTTCTACACATTCCACGAACTGCGGCAGGGGCACAGCCAGCCGCCGATCTACTTTGTCACCCCGCTGGTGCTCGGCATGACCATG CTGTTGGCCACATTTCTGATCCAGTTTGAGAGGTTACGTGGGGTTCAGTCCTCAGGGGTCCTCTTCATCTTCTGGTTCCTGTCTGTGCTGTGTGCCATCGTGCCTTTCCGCTCCAAGATCCTACAGGCCTCCAGCCAG AGCGAAGTGACGGACAAGCTGCGCTTCACCACGTTCTACTTCTACTTCGGCCTGGTGGTCTGTGAGCTgatcctctgctgcttcaatgaAAAACCTCCCCTCTTCTCCAACGTCGTCACAGACCCT AATCCCTGCCCTGAAACCACAGCGGGTTTCCTCTCCACCATTACATTTTGGTGGTTCACGAG gttgGCCATTAAAGGCTACAAAATGCCCCTGGAGGTCAAAGACCTGTGGTCTCTGAACCAGCGAGACAGCTCCAAGATGATGGTGCCCAAACTCCTCAAAGAGTGGGAGAAGGAGCAGTCCAAAGACAAGAG TGAACACACTCTGTCCAGTCAGGCTGTGTACTCCAAGCCACCTCCATCCACCACCAACCACatcggaggaggaggaggaggtgaaagtAGCCCAGAGGAAGTAGAGGTGCTGCTATCCAGTCAGAAAGCTGCACCCCACCAGCCGTCCTTCTTACGCGCCCTCATCAAAGCCTTCGGGCCCTACTTCCTGATCGGTTCGGCCTACAAGCTCTTGCAGGATGTCATCACCTTCGTCAACCCTCAGCTGCTCAG GATGTTGATCTCGTTCACAAAGCAGAAGGGGGTTCCTGATTGGTGGGGTTACGCGCTGGCCTTCCTCATGTTCTTCACAGCCTTCCTGCAGACTCTGATCCTCCACCAGCACTTTCAGTACTGTTTTGTCACCGGCATGAATGTACGCACAGCTCTCATAGGAGCTATCTACAGGAag GCCCTGGTGATAACAAACAGTGCCAAACGTTCATCGACAGTGGGAGAGGTAGTTAACCTGATGTCTGTGGATGCACAGAGGTTCATGGACCTCACCACCTTCCTCAACATGCTGTGGTCTGCTCCTCTTCAGATCATGCTGGCTCTATATTTCCTCTGGCAG AACCTTGGCCCGTCTGTGATGGCTGGAGTGGCTGTCATGATCCTGCTGATCCCCTTTAATGCTGTCATTGCCATGAAGACACGAGCTTACCAG GTGGAGCAGATGCAGTACAAGGATTCTCGTATTAAACTCATGAATGAGATCCTGAATGGCATCAAAGTGCTGAAGCTGTATGCCTGGGAGAACTCCTTCAAGGAAAAGGTTCTGGCCATTCGGCAGAAGGAGCTGAATGTGTTGAGAAAGACTGCCTACCTGGGAGCGCTGTCCACCATGGCCTGGACCAGCGCCCCTTTCCTG GTTGCCTTGACAACGTTTGCCGTGTATGTGACTGTGGATGAGAACAACATCCTGGATGCGGAGAAGGCCTTTGTGTCACTCTCGCTCTTTAACATCCTCCGGTTTCCTCTCAACATGCTTCCCCAAGTCATCAGCAGCATCGTACAG GCCAGCGTCTCACTGAAGAGAATCCAAGGTTTCCTGAGCCATGATGAGCTGGATCCAAATTCAGTGGACAGAAAGAACACAGCCTCAG AATATTCAGTGACAGTCGTCAACGGGAAATTCACCTGGGGTAAAGAAGATCCGCCTGTTCTGCACAA TATTAACGTGATGGCGCCCCAGGGCTCCCTGCTGGCGGTGGTGGGTCATGTCGGCTGTGGGAAGTCCTCCCTGATCTCTGCGCTGCTGGGTGAAATGGAGAAACTGGAAGGAGAGGTTTCTATACGG GGTTCAGTGGCGTATGTACCTCAGCAGGCCTGGATACAGAATGCCACCCTGCGTGATAACATCCTGTTTGGGAAACCCTACAATGAGCAGAAGTACCGCTGCGTGCTGGAGGCCTGTGCCTTAACCCCTGACCTGCAGGTTCTGCCTGGAGGAGACATGACTGAGATAGGCGAGAAG GGCATCAACCTCTCTGGTGGCCAGAGACAGAGGGTGAGCCTGGCCCGAGCTCTGTACAGTGATGCTGACGTCTACCTGCTGGATGACCCGCTGTCCGCTGTGGACGCTCACGTGTCCAAACACATCTTTGACAACCTCATCGGTCCAGAGGGGGCGCTAAAGGGCAAG ACGCGTATTCTGGTGACACATGGCATCAGCTTCCTGCCTCAGGTGGATAACATTGTGGTGATGGTGGACGGCAGGGTGTCTGAGATGGGCTCCCACCAGGAGCTGCTCAGACAGAACGGAGCATTCGCAGAGTTTCTCAGGAACTACGCGCTGGAGGACATCATAGAGGAGGACGAGGCAACTG AGGAACTAATCCAAGATGAGGAATTGTTCCCTGACGACGCCCTTAGCAACCACACTGACATGGTGGACAATGAGCCGGTGTTCAATGAGGCAAAGAGAAATTTCATAAG GCAGATCAGCATAATTTCAGCAGATGGAGAGAACCCCAGATCTCGCTCAGTGAGGAGGCACGGCTGCAGCCAGAGGAAACACGCAGAGCcgcaagagaagaagaagccacAGGAAGTGGAGAAACTCATCCAGGCAGAGACCACAGAGACAGGCAGG GTGAAAACAAAAGTGTACCTGGAGTACGCCAAGGCGGTGGGACCGCTGCTGTCAGTGCTCATCTGTTGCCTGTACGGCTGCCAGAGTGCAGCAGCCATCGGAGCGAACATCTGGCTCAGTCAGTGGACCAATGACGCCTCGAGAAATCAGACTAAGGAGAACGTTCATATGAGGGTGGGGGTGTACGCAGCACTGGGCATTGCACAAG GTGTGCTGTTGTTGATTAACTGCCTGTTGTGCCGGGCCTACAGTATGCTGCGGGCAGCCAAGCTCACACACCGCAACATGCTTCAGGGGGTCCTGCGAGCACCGCAGGCCTTCTTCGAGAGCACCCCCACTGGGCGGTTACTAAACCGCTTCAGCAAAGACGTGGATGCTATAGACTCCCACATCCCAGAAAATATTGACATATGGATGCGCACTTTCTGGTACACACTGAATGTGCTGCTCATATGCTCTGCCCTCACCCCAATGTTCCTCATAGTCATAGCCCCGTTAATGGTGTTCTATTGGTGGGTTCAGGTAAATAGGAAACGAGTCTGCTAA